In Methanoregula formicica SMSP, the DNA window TGGCGCTCAAGTTCCTCAGGCTCGCCCGCGAGGATATGAAGAAACGCGGGGCAAACCTGATGTTCATTGTTTTTACCGGCATCCACTCGCCCATGGAGATGACCCGGCTGATGCGTGCAGCCGATGTGGTCATCGAGTTCCGGAACAGCGTCCAGCAGGCGGAGATCGAGCGGACACTTGCAGTCCAGAAGATCCGGGACGCGGCAGCCCCCCAGCGGCTCCTGCCGTTCATCATCACCGATAAGGGTATCGAGGCCTCGACCACGTCAAGAGTGGTGTGAGGATAAACCGGTATCCCGGGCATTCTTTTTTTAGGAAAAAGGGTTATCCCATTCTCACCGGAAACGGGTAGTTCTGGTCGATCACGGTATACTGATCGCCAGATGTCATTACGAGTACAACAATTACCCGGTCGGTACCAAGCGTCCCCATCTGCGTGATGCTGGTGCCTACCACCGGATTGTCCCGGAACTGCTGTTCCGTAACACAGTCCGATCGGATCATCGTCACCGTCATCCGCTGTACCATACCGTTCCCAAGGCCGCCATCAAACCGTACCGTGATGGTCGGTTCGTCGGTGATCGTGTTCCGGTCTACCGTGATACTGACATCTTCGTACGCCGGGAGTGTCTGCCGGGGACCGGGCGTCAGCGAGCAGGCGGTTGCTGAGGTTAGGGGCAGGGGTGTTACGATGGTCTGGGATGTAGCGGGAGTCGTGCTGTCTGCGGATGGGTGAATGCAGCCGGCAAAGACCAGGAAAAGAACGACAAGAACGGGAAGGGCAAACCGATAGCGAGCTTGCATGACAGATAATCCCACCCTGAAATGGTTAAGTTTTATGCGAGAACCGGAAGGTACCAGGAACGTCAGAGCGCCAGCCGCACTTCCTTTGCAGCTTCGCACATGTTCTTGAGCTTCCAGTAGGCAGCTTCGCGGGTCCGCATCCGCATACCGCAGTCGGGATCGATGAGAAGGATCTTCGGGTCGAAATATTCAACGGCCTTCTCGATCCGTTTCCGGATCTCCGGCACGGTCTCGACCGTATCGGTTGTCGAGTCCACGCAGCCGTACCCGAGCATCTTGCCGGTCAGGTCCCGGCGCGAGAGGATGTCGAGGTTTGCCTGGTTCTTCGAGAACTCGAAGTCAAAGACACCCACGTTGTATTTCAGGATCTCGTCGATAACATTGGCGATGTTCCCGCAGACATGCATGCAGACCGGGATCCGCACGGACGATGCGATCATCTCCACGGCCTGCTTTCCGGTAGCAAGGTCGGCGACACCGGTCGAGAGGATCGGCTCATCGATCTGGAGCACCGCAGCCCCGGCTGCCTCGAGGCTCCGGGCCTCGACAACAAGCGCAGCGGCAAGGTCGAGTGCCAGTTCTTCCTTGTTCCGGTACATCGGGGTGCTGATATGGAGGCCGTGGGCGAGCGTTGACGGGCCGGTAACGATCCCCTTTACTTTCGGGAACTTCGAGATCGCGTATTTGGTATCCGTCACGGTGATCGCGGAAGCAGCAGGCTGGATCTTCCCGACAACTTCCTGCCCCTTAATGCCCGGAAGCTTGCCCGCAAACGCACCGATCATGTCGCCCCGGACCTGACCGTCAGAGATGATATCGATGCCGGCCCCTATCATGTCGGTAACGGCCGTCTCGACGGCACTACCCAGCGGGTCGAAGAGGCTCTTGAAGCCGCCTGCCTTGACCACCGGATAACTGCCAACAACCGTGGTTGCGAGCACTTTGTTGATGAAATATGCCTTGGACATGGGAAACGGCTCCGATCGTACAGATCGATTGACCCGGAAGGAAAAATAGTTCGTGGTCGGGTGTTACGGCACGAGCCGGTGCATGTCCCGGGGGAAGAGAACCGCCTCGCGCACGTTAGAGAGCCCGAGCATGGTCATGACCAGCCGATCGGCTCCAAGACCCCAGCCAGCATGGGGGGGTATGCCGTAC includes these proteins:
- a CDS encoding methionine synthase; amino-acid sequence: MSKAYFINKVLATTVVGSYPVVKAGGFKSLFDPLGSAVETAVTDMIGAGIDIISDGQVRGDMIGAFAGKLPGIKGQEVVGKIQPAASAITVTDTKYAISKFPKVKGIVTGPSTLAHGLHISTPMYRNKEELALDLAAALVVEARSLEAAGAAVLQIDEPILSTGVADLATGKQAVEMIASSVRIPVCMHVCGNIANVIDEILKYNVGVFDFEFSKNQANLDILSRRDLTGKMLGYGCVDSTTDTVETVPEIRKRIEKAVEYFDPKILLIDPDCGMRMRTREAAYWKLKNMCEAAKEVRLAL